One genomic window of Papaver somniferum cultivar HN1 unplaced genomic scaffold, ASM357369v1 unplaced-scaffold_150, whole genome shotgun sequence includes the following:
- the LOC113335942 gene encoding uncharacterized protein LOC113335942: protein MASSSKKTTSNDNCCSSSTVNGGAGGSSGLESLQVQKNKIVTSTTNPSSKGIQNMLRAQSCHPLDPLSAAEIAVAVGTVRAAGATPEERDSMRFIEVVLVEPDKSIIALADAYFFPPFQPSLLPKSKGGAFVPSKLPARRARLVVYNKRSNETSIWIIELTQVHAATRGGPNRGKVISSQVIPDVQPPMDAVEYAECEAVVKDFPPFQEAMRKRGILDMDLVMVDPWCVGYYSDKDAPSRRLAKPLIFCRTESDCPMENGYARPVEGIYVLVDMQNMVVIEFEDRKLVPLPPVDPLRNYTSGQTRGGVDRSDVKPLQIIQPEGPSFRVNGQFVEWQKWNFRVGFTPKEGLVIYSVAYTDGSGGRRPIAHRLSFVEMVVPYGDPNEPHYRKNAFDAGEDGLGKNAHSLKKGCDCLGFIKYFDAHFTNFTGGVETIENCVCMHEEDHGILWKHQDWRSGLAEVRRSRRLTVSFFCTVANYEYGFFWHFYQDGKIEAEVKLTGILSLGALQPGESRKYGTTIAPGLYAPVHQHFFVSRMDMAVDCKPGEALNQVVEVDVKVEEPGKNNIHNNAFYAEERVLKSEMEAMRNCNPLSARHWIVKNTRNANRTGQLTGYKLMPGSNCAPLAGPEAKFMRRAAFLKHNLWVTKYAPDEMYPGGEFPNQNPRDNEGLTTWVEQNRSLEETDIVLWYVFGITHIPRLEDWPVMPVEHIGFTLAPHGFFNCSPAVDVPPSTSELDVGAAAAKPITNGLRSKL from the exons ATGGCCTCAAGTTCGAAAAAAACCACCTCTAACGACAACTGTTGCAGCAGCAGCACCGTTaatggtggtgctggtggttcTTCAGGTTTGGAATCATTACAAGTACAGAAAAATAAGATTGTTACATCAACCACTAATCCTTCTTCCAAAG GTATTCAGAATATGTTGAGGGCACAAAGCTGTCACCCATTGGACCCTTTATCAGCTGCAGAAATCGCAGTTGCTGTCGGGACGGTCAGAGCTGCAGGAGCCACTCCAGAGGAAAGGGATAGTATGCGGTTTATCGAAGTGGTATTGGTGGAACCAGATAAAAGCATCATAGCACTAGCAGATGCATATTTCTTCCCACCTTTCCAGCCATCACTACTTCCAAAATCAAAAGGTGGCGCGTTCGTTCCCAGCAAACTTCCCGCAAGACGGGCTAGACTCGTAGTATACAACAAACGATCAAACGAGAccagtatttggattattgaactGACTCAAGTACACGCTGCGACTCGTGGTGGTCCAAATAGGGGAAAGGTTATTTCTTCGCAAGTTATACCCGACGTTCAACCTCCCATGGATGCTGTGGAATATGCTGAGTGTGAAGCTGTTGTGAAAGATTTCCCTCCATTCCAGGAGGCAATGAGAAAGAGGGGAATTCTGGATATGGATCTTGTCATGGTTGACCCTTGGTGTGTAGGGTACTACAGTGATAAAGATGCGCCTAGTCGCAGGCTTGCTAAACCGCTCATATTTTGTAGGACGGAGAGTGACTGCCCTATGGAGAACGGGTACGCACGTCCAGTGGAAGGCATCTATGTTCTGGTCGATATGCAAAATATGGTGGTTATTGAATTCGAGGACCGTAAACTTGTTCCGCTTCCTCCGGTTGATCCGTTGAGAAACTATACTTCCGGCCAAACAAGAGGAGGTGTCGACCGTAGTGATGTGAAGCCCCTGCAGATTATTCAGCCAGAAGGACCTAGCTTCCGTGTTAACGGACAGTTTGTAGAATGGCAGAAGTGGAACTTTCGGGTTGGTTTCACTCCAAAAGAGGGTCTGGTCATATATTCTGTTGCATATACTGACGGTAGTGGGGGACGGAGACCCATAGCTCACAGGCTGAGTTTTGTTGAGATGGTGGTACCGTACGGTGATCCGAACGAGCCACATTACAGGAAAAATGCATTTGATGCTGGAGAAGATGGCCTGGGGAAGAATGCACATTCTCTGAAAAAGGGGTGTGATTGTTTGGGCTTCATCAAGTATTTCGATGCCCATTTTACAAACTTCACCGGAGGAGTAGAGACGATTGAAAATTGTGTATGCATGCATGAGGAGGACCATGGTATACTATGGAAGCATCAAGATTGGAGGTCTGGCTTAGCAGAAGTTAGAAGGTCTAGAAGGCTGACGGTATCCTTTTTCTGCACCGTGGCTAATTACGAGTACGGATTCTTTTGGCATTTCTATCAGGATGGAAAAATAGAAGCTGAGGTTAAGCTAACTGGAATTCTCAGCTTAGGAGCATTACAACCCGgtgaatcaaggaaatacggcacGACTATCGCTCCAGGATTATATGCACCAGTACATCAACATTTCTTTGTTTCTCGTATGGACATGGCTGTGGACTGTAAGCCTGGGGAAGCGCTCAATCAG GTAGTTGAGGTGGATGTGAAAGTCGAAGAACCTGGCAAGAACAACATCCATAACAACGCTTTCTACGCAGAAGAAAGAGTGCTCAAGTCTGAGATGGAAGCCATGCGTAACTGCAATCCTTTATCAGCTCGCCACTGGATT GTCAAGAATACAAGAAATGCCAACCGTACAGGGCAGCTAACAGGTTACAAGCTAATGCCTGGTTCAAACTGTGCGCCTTTGGCAGGCCCGGAGGCAAAATTCATGAGAAGAGCTGCATTCCTCAAACACAATCTCTGGGTTACAAAATATGCACCTGATGAGATGTACCCAGGAGGGGAGTTTCCTAACCAAAACCCACGGGACAATGAAGGTTTAACTACATGGGTGGAGCAAAATCGGTCCCTCGAAGAAACAGATATAGTTCTTTGGTATGTTTTCGGAATCACTCACATTCCTCGACTGGAAGATTGGCCTGTGATGCCGGTTGAACATATTGGCTTTACACTTGCACCACATGGTTTCTTCAATTGCTCTCCAGCTGTGGATGTCCCACCAAGCACAAGTGAATTAGACGTCGGAGCTGCCGCCGCCAAGCCTATTACGAACGGACTCCGGTCAAAGCTTTAG